In Centropristis striata isolate RG_2023a ecotype Rhode Island chromosome 1, C.striata_1.0, whole genome shotgun sequence, one DNA window encodes the following:
- the ap1m2 gene encoding AP-1 complex subunit mu-2, with product MSASAIFVLDLKGKVLICRNYKGDVDMAEIDHFLPLLMQHEEEGLLCPVLSHGNVHFMWIKHSNLYLVATTNKNSNASLVYSFLYKLVEVFTEYFKELEEESIQDNFVVVYELLDELMDFGFPQTTDSKILQEYITQEGAKLEVAKSKVPTTVTNAVSWRSEGIKYKKNEVFIDVIESINVLVNANGSVMSSDIVGSIKLKTMLSGMPELRLGLNDRVLFALTGRDKGKTVVMEDVKFHQCVRLSRFESDRTISFIPPDGESELMSYRINTHVKPLIWIESVIEKFSHSRVEIMVKAKGQFKKQSVANNVEVRVPVPSDADSPKFKTSTGNAKYVPEKNMVVWTIKSFPGGKEFLMRAHFGLPSVENDELEGKPPITVKFEIPYFTVSGIQVRYMKIIEKSGYQALPWVRYITQSGDYQLRTNV from the exons ATGTCTGCCTCCGCTATATTTGTGCTGGATCTGAAGGGGAAG GTGTTGATTTGTCGGAACTACAAAGGCGATGTGGACATGGCGGAGATCGACCACTTCCTGCCTCTACTCATGCAACACGAAGAGGAAGGGCTCCTCTGTCCTGTACTGTCACACGGCAACGTGCACTTCATGTGGATCAAACACAGCAATCTGTACT TGGTCGCCACTACAAACAAGAACTCCAATGCCTCCCTCGTGTACTCATTTCTATACAAACTAGTGGag GTGTTCACAGAGTACTTcaaagagctggaggaggagagcatTCAGGATAATTTTGTGGTCGTCTACGAGCTGCTGGATGAGCTAATGGACTTTGGATTCCCTCAGACGACCGACAGCAAGATCCTACAGGA ATACATTACTCAGGAAGGTGCCAAGCTCGAGGTGGCAAAGTCCAAAGTGCCGACCACCGTCACCAATGCTGTCTCCTGGAGGTCAGAGGGCATCAAGTACAAGAAGAACGAGGTCTTTATTGATGTCATCGAGTCCATCAACGTGCTG GTGAATGCCAATGGCAGCGTGATGAGCAGTGACATCGTGGGCAGCATCAAGCTGAAAACGATGCTCTCTGGGATGCCTGAACTGCGGCTGGGCCTCAACGATCGAGTCCTCTTCGCTCTCACCGGAC GTGACAAGGGGAAGACAGTGGTGATGGAGGATGTGAAGTTCCACCAGTGTGTCCGTCTCTCTCGCTTTGAGAGCGACCGAACAATCTCCTTCATTCCTCCAGATGGAGAGTCTGAACTCATGTCCTACCGCATCAATACCCAT GTGAAACCTCTGATTTGGATTGAATCAGTCATAGAGAAATTCTCTCACAGTCGAGTGGAAATCATGGTTAAG gCAAAGGGACAATTTAAGAAACAGTCTGTGGCAAATAATGTAGAGGTGAGAGTCCCCGTCCCCAGTGATGCCGACTCACCGAAGTTCAAAACCAGCACAGGAAACGCCAAATATGTGCCTGAGAAGAACATGGTGGTGTGGACCATCAAGTCTTTCCCT GGAGGTAAAGAGTTTCTAATGAGAGCTCATTTTGGTCTGCCCAGTGTGGAGAACGATGAGCTTGAAGGCAAACCTCCTATTACAGTCAAATTTGAAATCCCATACTTCACAGTCTCAGGAATacag GTGCGATATATGAAGATCATTGAGAAAAGTGGTTATCAGGCTTTACCATGGGTCCGGTACATTACACAGAGTGGAG acTACCAGCTGAGGACCAATGTGTAA